Genomic window (Apis cerana isolate GH-2021 linkage group LG1, AcerK_1.0, whole genome shotgun sequence):
AGACactaaaatacttttatcatGAGGTAATTCTAAAATGTTTGTTACAAATTTTGTATGTCCTAAACAATAggatacaatattatatgaatttggaAACATGGATActcttattttttcatctctatctgttgtaataatatatttttcatcttgtgtaattaatatatcaagtaACATTGATAAATGTCCTAAGAGTAAAACTTCATTATCAGActgtttattagaaaaaagataaacatcTCCTGTTTTATCTGCAacaactatattattatttggagTAAATTGCACTTTGCTAGCAGCTCTGggaagtattttatttaataaaagattctgactttttctttcatataaacACAATTGTTTACGATTtgtacaaacaaaaaaatatttgccatcatttgaaaacattatattagtGATCATGTGAAAagcttcaatatttatattattatgtgcatcaatttttttatcatttatcaatttaggtaaagaaatttttgtttccatatcgtttttaatattatatattataatttgttcattattacatattataacatCTGATTCATGTATGCAAAAACTCATGattacaaaatgaatttttataaaaaagatgcaaataattttaattattttattttgtatatgattaatcaaatagtttatatatatactcaaaactattatattattattattattatatatattattatataagattacaCTTAAAATGAATAcactttttatatgtattaattattaatatttctaaaaatcatcaacttcaattttatacaaaaaattccatatacaatataatatactctagtacgttgtaatataaattatattaataataccaacttataagaagaaattaaagtgaataaaaattttggggaattaaataatttcaaaataatattttttaaatatatactattttttttatttctcatatttaaattaaattagaattcattaaatcaatatttttaaaaattaatattaatatatatatatatatcatcaattatatataagtaatatttttgtatatacttACGTACATATACTGATTTCTAATCCTATCTAATATCTCATAGTATATGATTGTATTCTATGCAgtggataattaataattctttgtcttaaaagaaaaatataaacaaaatgttGATTAaacttatgaatattatattttttaaatatcttttgagtaataaattgcaataaatatttattatatacaatagttACTAATAgtcattaaaatgtataaaagttatatgaaatgataatatattattaatataaaaggtaaaaagattctataaatatttcattttgattcatataattattaattaaaattttagtttaatgattaatttctatattattaaaattaaaaactattaatacagattatagattaaaaatctgacattcgtaaatttttttattgataaaaatcaaataaaatcacgTATTTCGATATGTGGAAACCGTTTGAGGCTGGTAGTTCACCAATTGATTGGTGTGAACGTAATTATAGTATTTCTTCTAGTATTGCAGAATTTATGAATACggtttgtatttttgtattttaaaatgataaaaataaaattttttattaataatttttaataaaaactaatataataattttatcatatttttatttacagctAAGTAatgtagtatttttattacttcctCCTGTTCTTATGCATCTCTTTAGAGACTATGGTCGATTTATAAATCCTggtattcatataatttggTTTTTACTAATGATAGTAGGTCTTAGTAGTGCATATTTTCATGCTACTTTATCTCTTAtaggtaaataataatagattatagatttgtaaaacaataaataaataaataaaattatttattattttattataggacAATTGCTAGATGAATTAGCAATTTTATGGGTATATATGGCTGGTTTTTGTATGTTTCTTCCAAGAagatattttccaaatattttacacaatGATAGAAAACTTCTTGCTATATGTGCAACTTTACCAACTTTGATTGCAACTGgtttatcttttatacatCCTGCAATAAATGCATTTGCTTTAATGAGTCTTGGTATACCTGCATTTGGATTTATGatcattgaattaaaaagGTAAAATTCTCAATCAatgtctatatataattttatgatgtaATATCTAATTACATCATTATGCTTTTCTTAAGGACAAAGTCAATGAGAGTTTATAGATTGGGTTTACGATGTGGTGCTGTATGGTTATTAGCAGTTACTTGTTGGTTGAATGATCGTTTATTTTGTGACACTTGGTTAAACTTGAATTTCCCTTATTTACATGCACTTTggcatttgtttatttttattgcaagtTACACAGCAGCTGtactttttgcatatttttctgtaaaagAGGAAAAACCACAGCAATCAccagtattaaaatattggccAAAGGATGATTTTGAACTTGGTATACCATATGTAACCATTAGAAGTTACGTTAAACtagatattaatacaaatatataattattaacttaaattataaaggcTGTCTTGcatttattagataatgacaagtgatttaaaataaaatatattatttatattact
Coding sequences:
- the LOC133667413 gene encoding tRNA (guanine-N(7)-)-methyltransferase non-catalytic subunit WDR4; protein product: MSFCIHESDVIICNNEQIIIYNIKNDMETKISLPKLINDKKIDAHNNINIEAFHMITNIMFSNDGKYFFVCTNRKQLCLYERKSQNLLLNKILPRAASKVQFTPNNNIVVADKTGDVYLFSNKQSDNEVLLLGHLSMLLDILITQDEKYIITTDRDEKIRVSMFPNSYNIVSYCLGHTKFVTNILELPHDKSILVSCGGDGMFILWDYKIGKELLCVNFHNKISKRDIEKFNEQLHNCNLEESVEVLPVKHLKLSAFDTTSSLAIMSFYNNSLLLVYLINNTSKSNIEVLHIQSIITDNEPIEFYFYENNLWILDELGFKIYKFKDNSFILCDGTNYKLNQLNNYWKVLKKDSIQQNLFSILYKRKYDNIQEYLQRKKKRVANR
- the LOC108002027 gene encoding alkaline ceramidase, with the protein product MWKPFEAGSSPIDWCERNYSISSSIAEFMNTLSNVVFLLLPPVLMHLFRDYGRFINPGIHIIWFLLMIVGLSSAYFHATLSLIGQLLDELAILWVYMAGFCMFLPRRYFPNILHNDRKLLAICATLPTLIATGLSFIHPAINAFALMSLGIPAFGFMIIELKRTKSMRVYRLGLRCGAVWLLAVTCWLNDRLFCDTWLNLNFPYLHALWHLFIFIASYTAAVLFAYFSVKEEKPQQSPVLKYWPKDDFELGIPYVTIRSYVKLDINTNI